The following coding sequences lie in one Danio rerio strain Tuebingen ecotype United States chromosome 25, GRCz12tu, whole genome shotgun sequence genomic window:
- the mafb gene encoding transcription factor Maf has translation MASELAMSSSDLPTSPLAMEYVNDFDLMKFEVKKEPVEPDRSISQCSRLIAGGSLSSTPMSTPCSSVPPSPSFSAPSPGSGSEQKAHLEDFYWMTGYQQQLNPEALGFSPEDAVEALISSSHQLQSFDGYARGQQFGGAAGAGGAMAGEEMGSAAAVVSAVIAAAAAQNGAPHHHHHHHHHHPAGHHHHHAAPGAQSNGASAGHPGHMHLDDRFSDEQLVTMSVRELNRQLRGVSKEEVIRLKQKRRTLKNRGYAQSCRYKRVQQRHVLEGEKTQLMQQVDHLKQEISRLVRERDAYKEKYEKLISSGFRENGSSSDNNPSSPEFFM, from the coding sequence ATGGCATCAGAACTGGCAATGAGCAGCTCCGACCTGCCCACCAGTCCCCTGGCCATGGAATATGTTAATGACTTCGATCTGATGAAGTTTGAAGTGAAAAAGGAGCCGGTGGAGCCCGATCGCAGCATCAGCCAGTGCAGCCGCCTGATCGCCGGGGGATCCCTGTCTTCCACCCCGATGAGCACGCCTTGCAGCTCGGTTCCCCCTTCCCCAAGCTTCTCGGCGCCCAGCCCGGGCTCCGGGAGCGAGCAGAAGGCGCACCTGGAGGATTTTTACTGGATGACCGGCTACCAACAGCAGCTCAACCCAGAGGCTTTGGGCTTCAGCCCCGAGGACGCGGTGGAGGCGCTGATCAGCAGCAGTCACCAGCTCCAGAGCTTCGACGGCTATGCGCGCGGGCAGCAGTTCGGAGGCGCGGCGGGCGCGGGCGGCGCGATGGCCGGCGAGGAGATGGGCTCGGCCGCCGCGGTGGTGTCCGCGGTGATCGCCGCCGCCGCCGCGCAGAACGGAGCGccgcaccaccaccaccatcaccaccaccaccaccccgCCGGGCACCACCACCACCACGCGGCGCCCGGCGCGCAGTCCAACGGCGCGTCGGCCGGACACCCGGGACACATGCACCTGGACGACCGCTTCTCGGACGAGCAGCTGGTGACCATGTCGGTGCGCGAGCTCAACCGGCAGCTGCGCGGCGTCAGCAAGGAGGAGGTGATCCGGCTCAAGCAGAAGAGGAGAACCCTGAAAAACCGAGGCTACGCGCAGTCGTGCCGCTACAAGCGCGTGCAGCAGAGGCACGTGCTGGAGGGCGAGAAGACCCAGCTGATGCAGCAGGTGGACCACCTCAAGCAGGAGATCTCCAGACTGGTGCGCGAGCGCGACGCGTACAAGGAGAAATACGAGAAGCTGATCAGCAGCGGCTTCCGAGAAAACGGCTCCAGCAGCGACAACAACCCGTCGTCCCCGGAGTTTTTCATGTGA